A DNA window from Anser cygnoides isolate HZ-2024a breed goose chromosome 21, Taihu_goose_T2T_genome, whole genome shotgun sequence contains the following coding sequences:
- the VSIG10L2 gene encoding V-set and immunoglobulin domain-containing protein 10-like 2, which yields MINQGRAGETQEEVGVGSTAWRGGLGARHGGLLAALPAAGAGGRWVAGGPRGGRAGGAAETRPTRCASRPAQPLDAGSASYEERTVTGVRGRAVELSCGPAVPAVVFWSFTAAGSTGPPRAVAVGSGLEAAVAPGAGALGQASLCNGTLELRELRAAAAGRFFCQGLFPEPGRLRVGYAAVLLRVLVPVSRPFVRPTAAAAAEGTEVALICAVREGTAPLSFSWQHREPRGGALAAPMGLGDSGAELRLAPANRSHTGWYVCTARNEVNNRTSEPVYLDIVYGPDEPAISVEPFSPEQGGFSAGEREDVVLSCLAPSNPPSRYIWLHNGSQVHTGQTFVIAAIARGQAGTYTCLAENTHLQTRTQATIILTVYYPPAGSPSCSALATADLRDVALRCRWPGGFPPARLRWVGLGEEEEEEEEEGAAGPSFSMATNIRPGVTTRNGSSFACLATHPTLREGAMCRTTLCECRLVPSAPTPPPKTCPLPSPPHFNPSAAAVPQGTRAPQLGNPRSSAMVAAPRSLPKGMKLGGGLAQCRPLPPMPLCLPGVPAGSPACTAVATKHDEFVMLQCRWEGGTPPATLRWWDSRGQALGVPMPSAAVLVLSADASLGGQDFICVATHPLRAAAAECHLRLDVPKLEVEQSEVAVLEGGEARLACRWCGVTHLGAEMVWYDPREQEVPLGMAKYWLEQDEAWANLTVRDAEWPGDGGTYRCTAANAVGTTSLPVHLRVDRYPAPPNVTISKLRYTRARTEVRLEWRTQGTGNLTGFVVQRRQAKKPQRRAPGPWETAAGDIEPHSRDRRLGGLDPTVVYAFRVLAVNHRTAGHPSEVQTPAEPPFEALPAVTGAAVAGMLVATAVSLLAVRCVARHRDNLPRLHDLLFHTASPEAPELPSTTEDAPAATSREDRAERGQGDAGGPSTAATAEPLSALPDAAAADLPVGVPIVAMATP from the exons ATGATTAatcagggccgggccggggaaACCCAAGAGGAGGTCGGGGTGGGGAGCACAGCCTggcgcggggggctcggggccagGCATGGGGggctcctggctgctctgcctgctgccggCGCTGGTGGCAGGTGGGtggctgggggtccccgggggggtcgGGCTGGGGGTGCCGCAGAGACCCGGCCAACTCGCTGCGCCTCTCGCCCAGCTCAGCCACTGGACGCTGGTTCTGCGTCCTACGAGGAGCGGACGGTGACgggggtgcggggccgggcagtGGAGCTGAGCTGCGGGCCCGCGGTGCCGGCGGTGGTCTTCTGGAGCTTCACGGCGGCGGGGAGCACCGGGCCGCCGCGGGCAGTGGCGGTGGGCTCGGGCCTGGAGGCGGCGGTGGCCCCCGGCGCGGGGGCGCTGGGTCAGGCCAGCCTGTGCAACGGCACGCTGGAGCTGCGGGAGCTgcgcgctgccgccgccgggcgCTTCTTCTGCCAGGGGCTCTTCCCAGAGCCCGGGAGGCTCCGTGTGGGATACGCCGCCGTGCTGCTGCGGGTCCTGG TGCCTGTCTCCAGGCCTTTTGTGCGGccgacggcggcggcggcagcggagGGGACAGAGGTGGCCCTGATATGCGCCGTGAGGGAGGGGACGGCGCCGCTCAGCTTCTCCTGGCAGCaccgggagccccgggggggggccctggcagcacccatggggctgggggactcTGGGGCAGAGCTGCGCCTGGCACCTGCCAACCGCAGCCACACCGGCTGGTACGTCTGCACGGCCCGCAACGAGGTCAACAACCGCACCAGTGAGCCCGTCTACCTTGACATTGTCT aTGGCCCCGACGAGCCAGCCATCAGCGTGGAGCCCTTCTCCCCCGAGCAGGGAGGCTTCTCCGCGGGCGAGCGGGAGgatgtggtgctgagctgcctggcaCCATCCAACCCCCCCAGCCGCTACATCTGGCTCCACAATGGCTCCCAGGTCCACACCGGGCAGACCTTTGTCATCGCCGCCATTGCCCGGGGACAGGCAGGCACCTACACCTGCCTGGCCGAAAACACCCACCTCCAAACCCGCACCCAGGCCACCATCATCCTCACCGTCTACT ATCCACCGGCCGGgagccccagctgctctgccttgGCCACTGCCGACCTGCGGGACGTGGCCCTGCGGTGCCGCTGGCCGGGGGGCTtccccccagcccggctgcgCTGGGTGGGCCtcggggaggaggaagaggaggaggaggaagagggggcGGCAGGGCCAAGCTTTTCCATGGCCACCAACATCCGTCCAGGGGTGACCACAAGGAACGGCAGCTCCTTCGCCTGCCTGGCCACCCACCCCACGCTGCGGGAGGGGGCCATGTGCAGGACCACTTTGTGTGAGTGCAGACTGGTCCCCAGCGCCCCGACACCCCCCCCTAAAACATGTCCcttgccctcccccccccacttcAACCCAAGCGCCGCAGCCGTGCCACAGGGCACACGTGCCCCACAGCTGGGCAATCCCCGAAGCAGTGCCATGGTGGCTGCCCCTCGCTCGCTCCCGAAAGGGATGAAGCTGGGTGGGGGGCTCGCCCAgtgccgccccctccccccaatgCCTCTCTGTCTCCCAGGGGTCCCGgctggcagccctgcctgcacggCTGTGGCCACCAAGCACGACGAGTTCGTGATGCTGCAGTGCCGCTGGGAGGGGGGCACGCCGCCGGCCACCCTGCGCTGGTGGGACAGCCGGGGTCAGGCGctgggtgtccccatgccctcGGCCGCTGTCCTTGTGCTGAGCGCCGATGCCAGCCTGGGGGGCCAGGACTTCATCTGCGTGGCCACCCACCCGCTGCGGGCGGCTGCTGCTGAGTGTCACCTCCGGCTTG ACGTCCCCAAGCTGGAGGTGGAGCAGAGCGAGGTGGCGGTGCtggagggtggtgaggcgcgGCTGGCGTGCCGGTGGTGCGGTGTCACCCACCTGGGTGCCGAAATGGTCTGGTACGATCCCCGGGAGCAGGAGGTGCCACTGGGCATGGCTAAGTACTGGCTGGAGCAGGACGAAGCGTGGGCCAACCTCACTGTCCGGGATGCCGAGTGGCCGGGGGATGGTGGGACCTACCGCTGCACCGCAGCCAACGCCGTGGGCACCACCAGCCTCCCCGTCCACCTCCGTGTAGACC GGTACCCGGCCCCCCCCAACGTCACCATCAGCAAGCTGCGGTACACGCGGGCGCGAACCGAGGTGCGGCTGGAGTGGCGGACGCAGGGCACGGGCAACCTCACCGGCTTTGTGGTGCAGCGGCGGCAGGCAAAGAAGCCCCAGCGCCGGGCGCCCGGCCCCTGGGAAACAGCCGCAGGTGACATCGAGCCCCACTCCCGCGACCGGCGCCTGGGGGGGCTGGACCCCACTGTGGTCTATGCCTTCCGCGTCCTGGCTGTCAACCACCGCACGGCCGGGCACCCCTCCGAGGTGCAGACGCCAG CCGAGCCTCCCTTCGAGGCACTCCCCGCAGTGACAGGGGCGGCGGTGGCGGGGATGCTGGTGGCCACTGCGGTGTCTCTGCTGGCCGTGCGCTGCGTCGCCCGCCACCGGGACAACCTGCCAC GGCTGCACGACCTACTCTTCCACAC GGCCAGCCCTGAAGCCCCAGAGCTCCCCAGCACGACCGAGGATGCTCCAGCGGCCACAAGCAGGGAGGACAGAGCAGAACGGGGACAGGGAGATGCGGGtggccccagcacagcagccacagcag AGCCACTCTCAGCCCTGCCAGATGCCGCCGCTGCCGACCTGCCGGTTGGTGTCCCCATCGTGGCGATGGCCACGCCATGA